The proteins below are encoded in one region of Streptomyces ficellus:
- a CDS encoding 2-oxo-4-hydroxy-4-carboxy-5-ureidoimidazoline decarboxylase, translated as MAGDSNAAAARARAIPAPGRAGHASGGPAVRTPEGLAAFNAAPAGAAEAALLACCGSRGWARRVAAHRPYPTLDALLAAADEAGYDLHGEDLDEALADETSADLPPGTPAAAHTAWEAAQSQYESRFHHAFVICLDGHRPAEQLNQALSAIHTRMSHPPEKERAIAADELRRLARARLSRLIGRADTVGSPSVPV; from the coding sequence ATGGCCGGCGACTCCAATGCGGCAGCCGCCCGCGCCCGGGCCATACCTGCCCCGGGCCGTGCCGGGCACGCGTCCGGCGGTCCGGCTGTGCGTACGCCCGAGGGCCTGGCGGCGTTCAACGCGGCCCCGGCCGGTGCCGCCGAGGCCGCCCTGCTCGCCTGCTGCGGCAGCCGCGGCTGGGCCCGGCGCGTCGCCGCCCACCGCCCGTACCCCACGCTGGACGCCCTGCTCGCCGCCGCCGACGAGGCGGGGTACGACCTGCACGGCGAGGACCTGGACGAGGCGCTGGCGGACGAGACGTCGGCGGACCTGCCGCCAGGCACGCCCGCGGCCGCGCACACCGCGTGGGAGGCCGCCCAGTCCCAGTACGAGAGCCGCTTCCACCACGCGTTCGTGATCTGCCTGGACGGCCACCGGCCCGCGGAGCAGCTCAACCAGGCGCTGTCGGCCATCCACACCCGGATGAGCCACCCGCCCGAGAAGGAGCGGGCGATCGCCGCCGACGAGCTGCGTCGCCTGGCTCGTGCCCGTTTGTCCCGTCTGATCGGACGAGCGGACACCGTCGGTAGCCCGTCCGTGCCTGTTTGA
- the sdhC gene encoding succinate dehydrogenase, cytochrome b556 subunit, with product MPAGTLYRGREGMWSWVAHRVTGVLIFFFLFVHVLDTALVRVSPEAYDEVVATYKTPIVALLEYGLVAAILFHALNGLRVIAVDFWSKGPRYQKQMLWTVMGIWFVLMVGALYPVLGHAVREVFGS from the coding sequence GTGCCGGCTGGAACGCTGTACCGCGGCCGGGAAGGCATGTGGTCGTGGGTGGCTCATCGAGTCACCGGCGTCCTCATCTTCTTCTTCCTGTTCGTACACGTGCTGGACACCGCTCTCGTCCGCGTCTCTCCCGAGGCCTACGACGAGGTCGTCGCCACCTACAAGACGCCGATCGTCGCGCTGCTGGAGTACGGCCTCGTGGCCGCCATCCTCTTCCACGCGCTCAACGGTCTCCGTGTGATCGCCGTGGACTTCTGGTCCAAGGGCCCGCGCTACCAGAAGCAGATGCTCTGGACCGTGATGGGCATCTGGTTCGTCCTGATGGTGGGCGCTCTCTACCCCGTCCTCGGCCACGCCGTACGCGAAGTGTTCGGGAGCTGA
- a CDS encoding succinate dehydrogenase hydrophobic membrane anchor subunit — protein MSTDLTKSAVGPVEGVGLYDADNPAPVIEPPRKRTGKTPKSTRGNFEMAAWLFMRLSGIVLVVLVIGHLLIQLVLDGGVSKIGFAFVAGRWASPFWQVWDLLMLWLAMLHGANGLRTVINDYAERPNTRLWLKGLLYTATVFTILLGTLVIFTFDPNIR, from the coding sequence ATGTCCACTGATCTCACCAAGTCCGCCGTCGGCCCCGTCGAAGGCGTGGGGCTGTACGACGCCGACAACCCGGCCCCGGTCATCGAGCCGCCGCGCAAGCGGACCGGCAAGACCCCCAAGTCGACCCGCGGCAACTTCGAGATGGCCGCGTGGCTCTTCATGCGCCTGTCCGGCATCGTGCTGGTCGTCCTCGTCATCGGCCACCTGCTGATCCAGCTCGTGCTGGACGGCGGCGTCTCCAAGATCGGCTTCGCCTTCGTGGCCGGCCGCTGGGCGTCCCCGTTCTGGCAGGTCTGGGACCTGCTGATGCTGTGGCTGGCCATGCTGCACGGCGCCAACGGCCTGCGTACCGTCATCAACGACTACGCCGAGCGCCCGAACACGCGCCTGTGGCTCAAGGGCCTGCTGTACACCGCCACGGTGTTCACCATCCTTCTGGGCACGCTGGTGATCTTCACCTTCGACCCGAACATCCGCTAG
- the sdhA gene encoding succinate dehydrogenase flavoprotein subunit produces MKIHKYDTVIVGAGGAGMRAAIEATKRSRTAVLTKLYPTRSHTGAAQGGMAAALANVEEDNWEWHTFDTVKGGDYLVDQDAAEILAKEAIDAVLDLEKMGLPFNRTPGGTIDQRRFGGHSRNHGEAPVRRSCYAADRTGHMILQTLYQNCVKEGVEFFNEFYVLDQLITEVDGVKKSAGVVAYELATGEIHVFQAKAVIYASGGTGKFFKVTSNAHTLTGDGQAACYRRGLPLEDMEFFQFHPTGIWRMGILLTEGARGEGGILRNKDGERFMEKYAPVMKDLASRDVVSRSIYTEIREGRGCGPEGDHVYLDLTHLPPEQLDAKLPDITEFARTYLGIEPYTDPIPIQPTAHYAMGGIPTNVEGEVLSDNTTVVPGLYAAGEVACVSVHGANRLGTNSLLDINVFGKRAGIAAAEYSAKADYVELPENPASFVQEQVERLRNSTGSERVSVLRKELQETMDANVMVFRTEQTIKTAVEKIAELRERYLNVSVQDKGKRFNTDLLEAIELGNLLDLAEVMAVSALARKESRGGHYREDYPNRDDVNFMRHTMAYREVGADGSETVRLDYKPVVQTRYQPMERKY; encoded by the coding sequence ATGAAGATCCACAAGTACGACACCGTCATCGTCGGCGCCGGTGGCGCGGGCATGCGCGCCGCCATCGAGGCGACGAAGCGCAGCCGTACCGCCGTGCTGACGAAGCTCTACCCCACCCGCTCCCACACGGGCGCCGCGCAGGGCGGCATGGCCGCCGCGCTGGCGAACGTGGAGGAGGACAACTGGGAGTGGCACACCTTCGACACGGTCAAGGGCGGTGACTACCTGGTCGACCAGGACGCCGCCGAGATCCTGGCGAAGGAGGCCATCGACGCCGTCCTCGACCTGGAGAAGATGGGCCTGCCGTTCAACCGGACCCCGGGCGGCACCATCGACCAGCGCCGCTTCGGCGGCCACTCCCGCAACCACGGCGAGGCGCCGGTCCGCCGGTCCTGCTACGCCGCGGACCGCACCGGCCACATGATCCTCCAGACGCTGTACCAGAACTGCGTCAAGGAGGGCGTGGAGTTCTTCAACGAGTTCTACGTCCTGGACCAGCTGATCACCGAGGTCGACGGCGTCAAGAAGTCGGCCGGTGTCGTCGCCTACGAGCTGGCCACCGGCGAGATCCACGTCTTCCAGGCGAAGGCCGTGATCTACGCGTCCGGCGGCACCGGCAAGTTCTTCAAGGTGACGTCCAACGCGCACACCCTGACCGGTGACGGCCAGGCCGCCTGCTACCGCCGGGGCCTGCCGCTGGAGGACATGGAGTTCTTCCAGTTCCACCCGACGGGCATCTGGCGCATGGGCATCCTGCTGACGGAGGGCGCCCGCGGTGAGGGCGGCATCCTCCGCAACAAGGACGGCGAGCGCTTCATGGAGAAGTACGCGCCCGTCATGAAGGACCTCGCGTCGCGTGACGTCGTCTCGCGCTCCATCTACACGGAGATCCGCGAGGGCCGCGGCTGCGGTCCCGAGGGCGACCATGTCTACCTGGACCTCACCCACCTGCCGCCGGAGCAGCTGGACGCCAAGCTCCCGGACATCACCGAGTTCGCGCGGACCTACCTCGGCATCGAGCCCTACACGGACCCGATCCCGATCCAGCCCACCGCGCACTACGCCATGGGCGGCATCCCGACCAACGTCGAGGGTGAGGTCCTCAGCGACAACACCACCGTCGTCCCGGGCCTGTACGCCGCGGGCGAGGTCGCGTGCGTGTCGGTGCACGGTGCCAACCGCCTGGGCACCAACTCGCTGCTGGACATCAACGTCTTCGGCAAGCGCGCCGGCATCGCCGCCGCCGAGTACTCGGCCAAGGCCGACTACGTCGAGCTGCCGGAGAACCCGGCGTCCTTCGTCCAGGAGCAAGTCGAGCGCCTGCGGAACTCCACCGGCAGCGAGCGGGTCTCGGTGCTGCGCAAGGAGCTCCAGGAGACGATGGACGCCAACGTGATGGTGTTCCGCACCGAGCAGACGATCAAGACGGCGGTCGAGAAGATCGCCGAGCTGCGCGAGCGGTACCTGAACGTGTCCGTCCAGGACAAGGGCAAGCGGTTCAACACGGACCTGCTGGAGGCCATCGAGCTGGGCAACCTGCTCGACCTGGCCGAGGTCATGGCCGTCTCGGCGCTGGCCCGCAAGGAGTCCCGCGGCGGTCACTACCGCGAGGACTACCCGAACCGCGACGACGTCAACTTCATGCGCCACACCATGGCGTACCGCGAGGTCGGCGCCGACGGCTCCGAGACCGTGCGTCTCGACTACAAGCCCGTCGTCCAGACCCGCTACCAGCCGATGGAGCGTAAGTACTGA
- a CDS encoding succinate dehydrogenase iron-sulfur subunit, with product MATPTLEKREAGFADSPYITATFRIRRFNPEVSEHAVWEDFQIEIDPKERVLDALHKIKWDVDGSLTFRRSCAHGICGSDAMRINGKNRLACKTLIKDINPEKPITVEAIKGLTVLKDLVVDMEPFFQAYRDVMPFLITTGNEPTRERLQSAEDRERFDDTTKCILCAACTSSCPVFWNDGQYFGPAAIVNAHRFIFDSRDEAGEQRLEILNDKDGVWRCRTTFNCTDACPRGIEVTKAIQEVKRALITRRF from the coding sequence ATGGCAACCCCGACCCTGGAGAAGCGGGAAGCCGGCTTCGCCGACTCCCCGTACATCACCGCCACCTTCCGGATCCGCCGCTTCAACCCCGAGGTGTCGGAGCACGCGGTCTGGGAGGACTTCCAGATCGAGATCGACCCCAAGGAGCGCGTCCTCGACGCCCTCCATAAGATCAAGTGGGACGTCGACGGCTCGCTCACCTTCCGGCGCTCCTGCGCGCACGGCATCTGCGGCTCCGACGCGATGCGGATCAACGGCAAGAACAGGCTCGCCTGCAAGACGCTGATCAAGGACATCAACCCGGAGAAGCCCATCACGGTCGAGGCCATCAAGGGCCTGACGGTCCTCAAGGACCTGGTCGTGGACATGGAGCCGTTCTTCCAGGCGTACCGCGACGTGATGCCCTTCCTGATCACCACGGGCAACGAGCCGACGCGTGAGCGGCTCCAGTCCGCCGAGGACCGCGAGCGGTTCGACGACACCACCAAGTGCATCCTGTGCGCCGCGTGCACGTCGTCCTGCCCGGTGTTCTGGAACGACGGCCAGTACTTCGGTCCGGCCGCGATCGTCAACGCCCACCGCTTCATCTTCGACTCGCGCGACGAGGCCGGGGAGCAGCGGCTGGAGATCCTCAACGACAAGGACGGCGTGTGGCGCTGCCGCACCACGTTCAACTGCACGGACGCCTGCCCGCGCGGCATCGAGGTCACCAAGGCGATCCAGGAAGTGAAGCGCGCGCTGATCACGCGCCGCTTCTGA
- a CDS encoding cytochrome P450: protein MTEAVAFPQNRTCPYHPPTAYDPLREARPLSRVTLYDGRSVWVVTGHAAARQLLSDQRLSTDSTNEAFPIFAERVAAVRSRRPRRTALLGEDDPVHHAQRRMLIPSFTLKRTADLRPRIQRAVDELIDAMTEQGPPAELVSAFALPVPSIVICDLLGVPYADHDFFEGQSRRLLRGSTAEEIEDARDQLEGYLGDLVERKRDKPGDGVLDDLIAQQLAHGHLDKQQLVELATILLVAGHETTANMISLGTFTLLQHPEQLAELRSAPELMPTAVEELLRFLSIADGMLRVAKEDIDVDGVTIRADEGVVFSTSVINRDTTAYPEPDTLDWHRSARHHVAFGFGIHQCLGQNLARAEMEIALRTLFDRLPGLRLAAPAEEIPFKPGDTLQGMIELPVTW from the coding sequence ATGACGGAAGCCGTTGCGTTCCCGCAGAACCGCACCTGCCCCTACCACCCGCCCACCGCCTACGATCCGCTGCGCGAGGCGCGGCCGCTGTCCCGGGTCACGCTCTACGACGGCCGGTCGGTGTGGGTCGTCACCGGGCACGCCGCCGCCCGCCAACTCCTGTCCGACCAGCGGCTGTCGACCGACTCCACCAACGAGGCCTTCCCGATCTTCGCGGAACGGGTCGCCGCCGTGCGCAGCCGCCGCCCGCGCCGTACGGCCCTGCTGGGCGAGGACGACCCCGTGCACCACGCGCAGCGGCGGATGCTCATCCCGAGCTTCACGCTCAAGCGCACGGCCGACCTGCGCCCGCGCATCCAGCGGGCGGTGGACGAGCTGATCGACGCGATGACCGAGCAGGGGCCGCCGGCCGAGCTGGTGTCCGCGTTCGCCCTCCCCGTGCCGTCCATCGTGATCTGCGACCTGCTGGGGGTGCCGTACGCCGACCACGACTTCTTCGAGGGGCAGTCGCGGCGGCTGTTGCGCGGCTCGACGGCCGAGGAGATCGAGGACGCCCGCGACCAGTTGGAGGGCTACCTCGGCGATCTGGTTGAGCGGAAACGCGACAAACCCGGGGACGGCGTCCTGGACGACCTGATCGCGCAGCAGCTCGCCCACGGCCACCTCGACAAGCAGCAGCTGGTGGAGCTGGCCACGATCCTGCTCGTCGCGGGGCACGAGACCACGGCGAACATGATCTCGCTGGGGACGTTCACCCTGCTCCAGCACCCGGAGCAGCTCGCCGAGCTGCGGTCCGCCCCGGAGCTGATGCCGACGGCGGTGGAGGAGCTGCTGCGGTTCCTGTCGATCGCGGACGGGATGCTGCGGGTGGCGAAGGAGGACATCGACGTCGACGGGGTGACGATCCGCGCGGACGAGGGCGTCGTCTTCTCGACGTCGGTCATCAACCGGGACACCACCGCCTACCCCGAGCCCGACACCCTCGACTGGCACCGCTCCGCCCGCCACCACGTCGCGTTCGGCTTCGGCATCCACCAGTGCCTGGGCCAGAACCTGGCGCGGGCGGAGATGGAGATCGCACTGCGGACGCTCTTCGACCGGCTCCCCGGGCTGCGGCTGGCGGCACCGGCCGAGGAGATCCCGTTCAAACCCGGGGACACGCTCCAGGGGATGATCGAACTCCCCGTCACATGGTGA
- a CDS encoding ferredoxin, whose amino-acid sequence MDILIDKDVCIGAGQCALTAPDVFTQDDDGFSELVPGGEDGAGSPLVREAARACPVSAIKVAG is encoded by the coding sequence ATGGACATTCTGATCGACAAGGACGTCTGCATCGGTGCGGGCCAGTGCGCCCTGACCGCCCCGGACGTCTTCACCCAGGACGACGACGGTTTCAGCGAGCTCGTTCCCGGCGGCGAGGACGGCGCGGGCAGCCCCCTGGTGCGGGAGGCGGCCCGGGCGTGCCCGGTGAGCGCGATCAAGGTGGCGGGCTAG
- a CDS encoding thiol-disulfide oxidoreductase DCC family protein: MTGPAVRRLTVLYDAHCPLCVHLRHWLARQAQLVPLDLVPAASEEARRRFPALDHRATLEEITVVGDGGQVYRSTAAWIVCLWALADHRAKANWLATPAGSPFARVTVLAAAKWREALAPAGGRGCEGGRCGVPDAPH, from the coding sequence GTGACCGGCCCGGCCGTACGACGGCTCACCGTGCTGTACGACGCGCACTGCCCGCTCTGCGTCCACCTGCGGCACTGGCTGGCACGGCAGGCGCAGCTCGTTCCGCTGGACCTGGTGCCCGCCGCCTCCGAGGAGGCCCGCCGCCGCTTCCCGGCGCTGGACCACCGGGCCACGCTCGAGGAGATCACGGTGGTCGGGGACGGCGGCCAGGTCTACCGCTCGACGGCCGCGTGGATCGTCTGCCTGTGGGCCCTGGCCGACCACCGCGCCAAGGCCAACTGGCTGGCCACCCCCGCCGGGTCGCCCTTCGCCCGGGTCACCGTCCTCGCCGCCGCCAAGTGGCGCGAGGCGCTGGCCCCGGCGGGCGGCCGGGGGTGCGAGGGCGGCCGGTGCGGCGTGCCGGACGCACCCCATTAG
- a CDS encoding TetR/AcrR family transcriptional regulator — protein sequence MNAQKAAKSEQTRTLILETALRLFQERGYDRTTMRAIAQEAGVSVGNAYYYFSSKEHLVQGFYDRLAAEHEVAVQPVLAGDRDLAVRIRDSLLTWLDVAEPYHPFATQFFKNAADPDSPLSPFSDESVAAREAAISVHERILAGSDTKTAPELAGQLPHLMWLMQMGLVLFWVYDRSPDTRRSRRLVVRTAPLVARAIALSRFRVLRPLVRQLHEVLEEFLPDAVTGAATPASTPAPRA from the coding sequence GTGAATGCCCAGAAGGCCGCCAAGAGCGAGCAGACCCGCACCCTCATCCTCGAAACCGCGCTCCGGCTGTTCCAGGAGCGCGGGTACGACAGGACGACCATGCGGGCCATCGCCCAGGAGGCGGGCGTCTCCGTCGGCAACGCCTACTACTACTTCTCCTCCAAGGAGCACCTGGTCCAGGGCTTCTACGACCGGCTCGCCGCCGAGCACGAGGTGGCCGTCCAGCCCGTCCTCGCGGGCGACAGGGACCTGGCGGTACGGATCAGGGACTCGCTGCTGACGTGGCTGGACGTGGCCGAGCCGTACCACCCGTTCGCGACCCAGTTCTTCAAGAACGCCGCCGATCCCGACAGCCCGCTCAGCCCGTTCTCCGACGAGTCGGTCGCGGCCCGCGAGGCCGCCATCTCCGTCCACGAGCGGATTCTGGCCGGCTCCGACACCAAGACCGCGCCGGAGCTGGCCGGACAGCTCCCCCACCTGATGTGGCTGATGCAGATGGGACTGGTGCTGTTCTGGGTGTACGACCGGTCGCCGGACACCCGGCGCAGCCGCCGTCTCGTCGTCCGCACCGCGCCCCTGGTCGCACGGGCGATCGCGCTGTCCCGGTTCCGGGTCCTCAGGCCGCTGGTGCGGCAACTGCACGAGGTGCTGGAGGAGTTCCTGCCGGACGCGGTGACCGGCGCGGCTACGCCCGCTTCGACGCCAGCTCCACGAGCGTGA
- a CDS encoding metallophosphoesterase, with translation MLLVLLVLVGVVGLLAVVHWYVWRRLVRDVTVPGGAARRLGTIALVVLPLLSLAALTAGRAGVPFWLQRVVSWPGFLWLALLLYLVLALVVGEAVRPLLRRALDRRAASTPAAPPAPAAPPVTVPPAPAPAAPAPEPPTAPEPPASAGPTAATGPSRRLFVSRVVGGAAAAAALGTVGYGTYGVLRGPRVKRVTVPLAKLPRGVHGYRIAVVSDIHLGPILGRAHTQRIVDAINATQPDLVAVVGDMVDGSVENLGPAAEPLAGLRARDGSFFVTGNHEYFSGAEQWVDHVRELGMRPLRNERVEIAGFDLAGVNDVAGENYGDGPDFAAALGDRDRARAAVLLAHQPVVIHDAVEHGVDLQLSGHTHGGQLWPGNYLAELANPTVAGLERYGDTQLYVSRGAGAWGPPVRVGAPSDITLVELASKRA, from the coding sequence GTGTTGCTCGTCCTGCTGGTGCTCGTCGGGGTCGTCGGCCTGCTGGCCGTGGTGCACTGGTACGTGTGGCGCCGCCTGGTCCGTGATGTGACCGTACCGGGAGGCGCCGCCCGCCGCCTGGGCACGATCGCCCTGGTGGTACTCCCGCTGCTGTCGCTGGCCGCGCTGACGGCCGGCCGGGCGGGGGTGCCGTTCTGGCTCCAGCGGGTGGTGTCCTGGCCCGGCTTCCTGTGGCTGGCCCTGCTGCTGTACCTGGTGCTCGCCCTGGTGGTGGGGGAGGCGGTGCGGCCCCTGCTGCGCCGCGCCCTCGACCGCCGGGCCGCGTCCACCCCCGCCGCGCCGCCCGCCCCCGCCGCGCCGCCCGTCACCGTGCCGCCCGCGCCCGCCCCCGCGGCTCCCGCCCCCGAACCGCCGACCGCCCCCGAGCCGCCCGCCTCCGCCGGGCCCACCGCGGCGACCGGCCCGTCACGGCGGCTGTTCGTCTCGCGCGTCGTCGGCGGTGCGGCCGCGGCCGCCGCGCTCGGGACGGTCGGGTACGGCACGTACGGCGTGCTGCGGGGGCCCCGGGTCAAGCGGGTCACCGTCCCGCTCGCCAAGCTGCCCCGAGGGGTGCACGGGTACCGGATCGCGGTGGTGAGCGACATCCACCTGGGGCCGATCCTGGGGCGCGCCCACACGCAGCGCATCGTCGACGCCATCAACGCCACCCAGCCCGACCTCGTCGCCGTGGTGGGCGACATGGTCGACGGCAGCGTCGAGAACCTGGGCCCGGCGGCCGAGCCGCTCGCCGGGCTGCGGGCCCGTGACGGCTCCTTCTTCGTGACCGGCAACCACGAGTACTTCTCCGGCGCCGAGCAGTGGGTCGACCACGTGCGCGAACTGGGCATGCGCCCGCTGCGCAACGAGCGCGTGGAGATCGCCGGGTTCGACCTCGCGGGCGTCAACGACGTCGCGGGCGAGAACTACGGCGACGGCCCCGACTTCGCCGCCGCCCTCGGCGACCGCGACCGGGCGCGCGCCGCCGTGCTGCTCGCGCACCAGCCGGTCGTCATCCACGACGCGGTGGAGCACGGGGTGGACCTCCAGCTGTCCGGCCACACCCACGGCGGTCAGCTCTGGCCCGGCAACTACCTCGCCGAGCTGGCCAACCCCACCGTCGCCGGGCTCGAACGGTACGGCGACACCCAGCTGTACGTGTCCCGGGGCGCGGGTGCCTGGGGACCGCCGGTCCGGGTCGGCGCGCCCTCCGACATCACGCTCGTGGAGCTGGCGTCGAAGCGGGCGTAG
- a CDS encoding SCO4848 family membrane protein, whose translation MKLSRSASWFLLAFGVWSWFIWITFVKNLWNDGSGLAFDDAGDPTAYFWVHLLLAITSFVLGTVVGVIGLRGVRASRRGARGEEG comes from the coding sequence ATGAAGCTCAGCCGCTCCGCCTCCTGGTTCCTGCTCGCTTTCGGGGTGTGGAGCTGGTTCATCTGGATCACTTTCGTCAAGAATCTGTGGAACGACGGGAGCGGTCTGGCCTTCGACGACGCGGGTGACCCGACCGCCTACTTCTGGGTCCACCTGTTGCTCGCCATCACGTCCTTTGTTCTGGGGACGGTGGTGGGCGTCATCGGGTTGCGTGGCGTACGCGCATCGCGTCGCGGCGCGCGCGGCGAAGAGGGGTAG
- a CDS encoding D-alanyl-D-alanine carboxypeptidase codes for MPAVKKTAQTYLSRAAAAVAAAALLPVLTAAPALAAPPADKEDKQPKPPAVMSTVGGLKLGTPGTQVNLAPGVPVLPKEVTGRSWIVADAESGDVLASHNAHWRLPPASTLKMLFADTVLPKLPKNRSHVVAPEELAKVGEGSSLVGVKEKQAYTVHDLWLGVFLRSGNDAVHVLSAMNGGIDQTVRDMNARAAELQALDTHVVSPDGYDAVGQVSSAYDLTLIARSGMQNKDFREYCSTPRAKFPGEVKPGNKKRSTFEIQNTNRLLTGDFGIPAYQGIAGVKNGSTTHAGATFTGVAERNGKVLLVTVMNPSAKEGHAVYKEAARLLDWGFSAAGRVRPVGELVAPKSAGAGTGESGGTGQTGPGGGDQAAGDRSGGATVAAAGGASGAGTALAVVGGVLVLLAAGWFMVNRRWPLPDLVRRRRRPGSGSE; via the coding sequence GTGCCCGCCGTGAAGAAGACCGCGCAGACGTACCTGAGCAGGGCCGCCGCGGCGGTCGCCGCCGCCGCGCTGCTGCCCGTCCTCACCGCCGCGCCGGCCCTCGCGGCCCCGCCGGCGGACAAGGAGGACAAGCAGCCCAAGCCACCCGCCGTGATGTCCACGGTCGGCGGGCTGAAGCTCGGCACGCCGGGTACGCAGGTGAACCTGGCCCCCGGCGTGCCGGTGCTGCCCAAGGAGGTCACGGGCCGCTCCTGGATCGTGGCGGACGCGGAGAGCGGCGACGTGCTGGCGTCGCACAACGCGCACTGGCGGCTGCCCCCGGCCTCCACGCTGAAGATGCTGTTCGCGGACACCGTCCTGCCGAAGCTGCCCAAGAACCGGTCGCATGTGGTGGCCCCCGAGGAGCTGGCGAAGGTCGGCGAGGGCTCCAGCCTCGTCGGGGTGAAGGAGAAGCAGGCCTACACCGTCCACGACCTGTGGCTGGGCGTCTTCCTGCGCTCCGGCAACGACGCCGTGCACGTGCTGTCCGCGATGAACGGCGGCATCGACCAGACCGTCCGGGACATGAACGCCCGCGCCGCCGAGCTCCAGGCGCTCGACACGCACGTCGTCTCGCCGGACGGGTACGACGCGGTGGGCCAGGTCTCGTCCGCGTACGACCTCACGCTGATCGCGCGCAGCGGCATGCAGAACAAGGACTTCCGCGAGTACTGCTCGACGCCGCGCGCGAAGTTCCCCGGCGAGGTGAAGCCGGGCAACAAGAAGCGGTCGACGTTCGAGATCCAGAACACCAACCGGCTGCTGACCGGTGACTTCGGCATCCCGGCGTACCAGGGCATCGCCGGTGTGAAGAACGGCAGCACCACCCACGCGGGCGCCACCTTCACCGGTGTGGCCGAACGGAACGGCAAGGTTCTGCTGGTCACCGTCATGAACCCGTCGGCGAAGGAGGGCCACGCCGTCTACAAGGAGGCGGCGCGCCTGCTGGACTGGGGTTTCTCGGCGGCCGGGAGGGTGCGGCCGGTCGGTGAGCTGGTGGCGCCGAAGTCGGCGGGCGCCGGCACCGGCGAGAGCGGCGGCACCGGGCAGACCGGCCCGGGCGGCGGCGACCAGGCCGCCGGTGACCGCTCCGGCGGCGCGACGGTCGCGGCGGCCGGCGGTGCGAGCGGGGCCGGGACGGCGCTGGCGGTGGTCGGCGGGGTGCTCGTCCTGCTGGCCGCCGGGTGGTTCATGGTCAACCGGCGCTGGCCGCTTCCCGATCTGGTGCGCCGTCGCCGCCGTCCCGGGTCCGGGAGCGAGTAG
- a CDS encoding YihY/virulence factor BrkB family protein encodes MDWLTKLPVIGPWAARLMRTHAWRSYETLDAAHWTRLAAAITFISFLALFPLITVAAAVGAALLSEEQLRTLEEKIAEQVPGISDQLDLDSLVANAGTVGLVAGALLLFTGIGWVGSMRDCLRAVWGVDDRDEGNPVVRKGKDAVILLGLGATGLASLAASWLGSTTVGWTAERIGISESGAGGVLLQAVALAVAVLADFLILLYVLTLLPGVHPPRRRLAVAALIGAVGFEALKLLLGGYMRDVAAKSMYGAFGVPVALLLWINFTAKLLLFCAAWTATRSRTRDGGDGAPDREAASAG; translated from the coding sequence ATGGACTGGCTGACCAAGCTCCCCGTCATCGGCCCCTGGGCCGCCCGCCTGATGCGGACGCACGCGTGGCGCTCGTACGAGACGCTCGACGCGGCGCACTGGACGCGGCTGGCCGCCGCCATCACCTTCATCAGCTTCCTCGCCCTCTTCCCGCTGATCACCGTGGCCGCGGCGGTCGGCGCCGCGCTGCTCAGCGAGGAACAGCTCCGCACCCTGGAGGAGAAGATCGCCGAGCAGGTGCCCGGCATCTCCGACCAGCTCGACCTGGACTCCCTGGTGGCGAACGCCGGCACGGTCGGCCTGGTCGCGGGCGCGCTGCTGCTGTTCACCGGCATCGGCTGGGTGGGCTCCATGCGCGACTGCCTGCGCGCCGTGTGGGGCGTCGACGACCGCGACGAGGGCAACCCGGTCGTCCGCAAGGGCAAGGACGCCGTGATCCTCCTCGGCCTCGGCGCCACCGGCCTGGCGTCGCTCGCCGCCTCCTGGCTGGGCTCCACCACCGTGGGCTGGACCGCCGAGCGGATCGGGATCTCCGAGAGCGGCGCCGGGGGCGTACTCCTCCAGGCGGTCGCCCTCGCGGTCGCCGTCCTCGCCGACTTCCTGATCCTGCTGTACGTGCTGACCCTGCTGCCCGGCGTCCACCCGCCGCGCCGCCGCCTCGCCGTGGCGGCCCTGATCGGCGCGGTCGGCTTCGAGGCGCTGAAGCTGCTGCTCGGCGGCTACATGCGGGACGTGGCGGCGAAGTCGATGTACGGGGCGTTCGGCGTGCCCGTGGCGCTCCTGCTGTGGATCAACTTCACCGCCAAGCTGCTGCTGTTCTGCGCCGCCTGGACGGCTACTCGCTCCCGGACCCGGGACGGCGGCGACGGCGCACCAGATCGGGAAGCGGCCAGCGCCGGTTGA